The following proteins come from a genomic window of Lolium rigidum isolate FL_2022 chromosome 5, APGP_CSIRO_Lrig_0.1, whole genome shotgun sequence:
- the LOC124653933 gene encoding auxin-responsive protein SAUR36-like, which translates to MAGAKRLAQLAKKWQRVEALGRKRLAVSAKEDEGCCTSVPTKGHCIMYTADGRRFEVPLVYLSTTLFGELLKMSQEFGFASHGKITLPCDAAVLEYVMSLLRKNASPNVKNALLSSMVTFCHYTGSVAPAVGASQQIFCL; encoded by the coding sequence ATGGCCGGCGCCAAGAGACTTGCTCAATTGGCAAAGAAGTGGCAAAGGGTGGAAGCACTTGGAAGGAAGAGGCTCGCAGTGTCAGCCAAGGAAGATGAAGGTTGCTGCACTTCTGTACCAACCAAGGGCCACTGCATCATGTACACGGCCGATGGGAGGCGTTTCGAGGTCCCTTTGGTGTACCTCAGCACAACGCTTTTCGGCGAGCTCCTGAAGATGTCTCAGGAGTTTGGCTTTGCAAGCCATGGCAAGATCACACTGCCTTGTGATGCTGCAGTCCTGGAGTATGTCATGAGCTTGCTCAGGAAAAATGCCTCCCCCAATGTCAAGAATGCCCTGCTAAGCTCTATGGTGACATTTTGCCACTACACCGGCAGTGTGGCGCCGGCTGTTGGAGCCAGCCAACAAATTTTCTGTTTGTAG